The genomic interval ttccatgaccccaggatcattacctgagccaaaaccaagagttggacgcttaactgagccactcaggctccccttaGAATTCATTTTCTAAAGCAGAGTTTATAGTAATGTTCTTTTAGTGTACAATTGGTGACACAAATGTAAAGTTCCTTCTGTTCTACAAATAATTTATCATGTATTATGTAGCATTAATTCCAGTCTTTGAATTAAGTCTCTGTAAtggtagaaacagaaaaaatgggAGGATTGGCAGAAGCAATCTTCATGGAAAATTATATGCACGTTTGTCAAAGGAAGCTTGATGTCCTATTTGAGCTCCGTTTAATTAGAATATGTATCTTGAACATCTAATAGCTTAGAAGACATTgataaacataatgaaaatactTCATTCTCTAGTAATTCACACAATAGCTTTTATGGATAAGAAAGGATTCAGGAAAGTAATTTTTCTAGTCTAATACATAAAGTGGCAAAAAATATGTGGCATTTCATATCTGGTCATAAAAGATAATAGATACTAATCAAACTCCTCCATAGCTACTCCTAAATTACAAATAGTTCctttattctaaaattagaaactATCCCAATTAGTTGCCCAAACCTAATTCAAATGGGTTCTTGGTAGTCGAGAGTCTTGGGAGGGTATCGCAGGTAGAAAACATTtcaatgacttttatttccaaCATGGAAATGTCTGATTTAAATTgaactcaaggggcgcctggtggcttagttggttaagcttccggctttggctcaggtcatggtctcgcggttcataggttcgagccccacgttgggctctgtgctgacagccagctcggagcctggggcctgcttcggattctgtgtctccctctctctttgaccttctcctgctcgtgctgtctctgtctctcaaaaaaaaaaaaaccattaaaaaaatttaaattgaactAAAAATTGCCTTCtacagtaagattttttttaaggttttatttctaagtagtctttaaaaaaaattttttttatgtttcctatttgtttttgagagagagagagagtgcgagtaggagagggtcagagagagggggagacagaatctgaagcagactccaggcctcTGAGCTAGtaatcagcagagagcccgacgcagggtttgaacccacgaaccatgagattatgacctgagtcgaagccggacacttaacctactgagccacccaggggcccctctaagTAATCTTCacatccaacatagggcttgaattcaagaccaagagttgcatgctctgactgagccagcctggcaccccaaCACTAAGATCTTTAAACAGATCTCTATTATTCTACTGTACTTAGCAACATAGAATTGGAGAGAGCTTTGGTTCTTACTATCAAAACCTTGGAGATCTACCATTCCAAGGAATCATTCTGCTATACAATAAGGGTTATCAGTGGTTGAAACTATCCTTACTCTTTAAGTGATCATTTACTGCACtcaaattttagaatcaaagGGTTAATATCAACAATTGGATTGCCCTTTTCCATTAGCTTTCCAAAGGTCCTACTCATTGTGCATTCCTTAATCATGTGTCTATAGTCTGATACCTGAGACTATAACCtgaatttccaaagaaaattagGTTTATAGGTATTTGACCAAGGTTTTCTGATCACTTTTTATTTAACTGAAATACTCTACTTATGAACACTCGGTTTTCAAAATTTTACAGTTAAACTCAACATAATTGGAGAATAGATGGATATACTGTATTTATGTAACATATATAGCAAGTACAATTTACTGTTGTAGAGTTTAGGTAGTTGATATATGGGTATTCactgtagaattatttttttttactgaagtttTGTAACAAAATGTTAATAGGATTGGGGAAGATGAAGGGTGTGTACTAGTTCCTTCCAACATTATATGTAAGTTGAGTAATATGCCAATAGTTCTAAAAGCTTACATGTACCATACAGGACAAATAATCTTTTGAGGTTGTAAACtaaatctcttatgtttttttgCACTTTCAAGTAGTCTGGTTAGTTGTTTGTAAGAACTCAAGTTAATGACTGAAACACCAAAGCCTTTGTAAATAAGAACTGAAAGATTAGAGAGAGGATAATGTATTTAAGCATTGGCTTATTTGGGAAATGTGACAGTTGACATTAATGTTAATATTGGCATAAATGTTAATGCTTGAAAAAGGTTTAATTAAGGGAGGATGAAGAGGTAGATGGAAACTATATAAAGATTGTGAAGGGGACTGTCCATTGTTTGAGAGCAAAGTATAGTGGAACAACTTTAAGGAAATATGTGCGTATGGCtcccaaaagagaagaaaggagatggcTGAAGGGCTGGCTGGCATTGAAGTGACTCAGGAGTAGGAGGGCAGGGGAGTGTAAAACTCTTAACTCTTGATTGGTTCCTATTCTCTAAGCCTTTAATGCTGACTTAATACCAGTGGTCCCAATGGAAAgctaaaagtatttaaaattattctttaagagAGATAGTACCACTTTCAAAGGTAGACAGAATTCAGATAAAAACCACCACCTTTTagtcaaaatagataaagggtGGACAAAGATGGTCAACGAAACGTCTTACAAGAGAATCAGTTATATCTGACTACTAACAGGCAGCTTAGAGCTCTGTATAAAGTACTTTTCAGGagttattttagaataaaaaaatttcatcCATCATGTTTTtaaggtactttaaaaaaaaaaNNNNNNNNNNNNNNNNNNNNNNNNNNNNNNNNNNNNNNNNNNNNNNNNNNNNNNNNNNNNNNNNNNNNNNNNNNNNNNNNNNNNNNNNNNNNNNNNNNNNaaaatacaattttaatatagtttagaGGAATTGTAAAAGTATTCCTAAATActtcttcctttaaatttttactatGTTTGCCTTTTGCAAAGGGATGAGAATAAAGGCAGACATCCTATCTGTAATATAATGGTATGTCTTGGAACAGTTGTATCTCaagtaaacattacaaataatatataaagtcttgaaattagtttttatttaaaaataagttagccTAGTGACAAAAGATTAAATCCTAGCctccaaataaaaattctgtttgcAGCTGCAAGATATCAGTTGCTATATGGAAATTATTATtcatgaggagaaagaaaacaagcagttGTAGTGGccatttaatttttgacattaatATCCTCTGATCCTGAACAAATGTAGATAGGTAATGCTCCTACACTAAATTTGAGAAGTACCTGAGTAAATATATTATCCTTAAAGGAAATGATCACAGATGTGTAAAACATTTGCTTTATTAACAATCTTACCCCTAAGTATTCTCTCTTAAATGGTCCAAGAAACAACTGTGTAACAAAAGTGAGTCCTAGAACAGATATACCCAGAAGACAATTTGTCAAGGAACTAGCACAAGTGTCAATTTCCACTAAGATACAGAACCAATTTTCActtataatcatttattttcctaaatctattttctccttttcccctaaACCTTATCTTAATTTAGTATATTATCTGTCAAAGACTTCTTTCCAAAAGCCTAACAGGGAGAGGCATTTTGGAGTCCAGCCACCCACAACTCCAAAGTCTAACAGCTAAGTGACCTAGTGTGTACCACAGAACCTCTCTGCATCTCACTTTCTTTATCTGCAGTGGTATTTATCTCATACAGATGTTGTGATGAATgaataatgtaaaaattataaagcagtgCCAAGTCAATACTCAAAAATGTCTGAACTATTATTCCAGTTTCTCCATCAAATCAAATAGTATCCTCCTAAGAAGCCTAAAGATTACAATGGAAAACCAAATCAGAGGTAAATAAAGGATAAGCATGTTCAGAAACACtgccatattaaaaaataaaaacaagaaaaaagaaacactgctGTATTAAGTTTTTACTAAgatataattaaatgaaaagtaaagacaTTATAATCAATTCCTACTTAGCATTTTGAATGGCTGCATATATGTGTGGATAAacccaaacatttatttagaaaatataaaacattactattcatatttctttctttggacTATCTTTTAGATTTTCAACAGTGCCATGTAATTTTATAACGAAATTTCATTACAGCTGAACACTTCAAAGAGTGTTCAAAGAGAACACTGAACActtcaaagagaaacaaattttGCTATGATTAGAGAAAATGTATTCAGAAAGTACTGTACAGTATATGAATTTATGGTATTTGTCCAAATATTACCAGCATATTATTTTGTAAAGTTGTTTCTTACACAGGGtctaaaatgcaaagaaaaatggaatttgtattaaaaaaaaatagaagcaacatTGGCTTCTATATGCCAAAAATATAAGACAGATTTTTCTTACGCACTCTAGATACAAATATTAACTGTATGGACTGAgaacttttaattttcaatgtaatTCAACAAAGTACACAAGTAGAACTCTATAAATATATCCCCTATAATAATCATATGCAAAACCATTTTATCACAAATACTACCAAACCCTCTGAAAAACGTAAActacaaacacatttttaaagaaatcctcaGTTTTAACAACTACAAAAGCAATATCAATAAAGTTAtttggtttataaaaatgaagGGCAGTGTAAAGTAAATCTGAATACCACAAAGCTTATAGAGGATGCAGTCTTGAATTCCTTACTACAAGTTACtaaacactttcaaaaataataggACTTATTCTATACAATTTAATCTTGAGCTAGAGCTCTAAGAAGAAAGAATTTAGTAGATGAAAAGTAGGCATGtagaaatgttataaaatatgatttttatacaaAATGTACCACTACTCTTCAAATGTATAAGGCTTAATATGAGTATTTTTGGATTATGAATGCTGTATACAATTTTTAGAGTAGTCTCCAACCATtcaaaattcagtattttttatatgttttgttatTTCTGAAGTGAATGAACATGGTACAGGAGGCAATTTAATGTCAGCGTTATACTGTTCCACACAGTAAAATTAAAGCTTTTTTGAGCTCAGGAGAGAATGTATCTTTTGAATTCTTGATCTCTATATAAATTCTTCTTTTAGAAATGTCAGAATTTTGTAATATGAACTAATGTCCACTAGGAATTGGCCCAAGTTTAAAGAGAAGATACAACAGAGACAAAAGGTGTCAAATGGTTTAAGTCTTCCCTATGCAATCACacagttataattattttttacatgaaaGTAAAAGTGCTCAaagtaaaaaatctttttgtaaaaCATATCAATATTACTAATACTTAGAATTTCTGAGTAGCTTCTTCTATATTAGTTCCATTTTAccaatttcttttgaaaagtatcCCTTTGCCACAATGTAAACAAAAAATGGTCCATAAAATGGTGACATCAGACACATCATAATTTGTGGTATGGGCCCTTTAAATTGAGACTAAATCTTTATTAACCCAAAGCTAGATTTTATTTGTTGCACATGCCCAAAGTAACTCACATTTTCTATAAGCcttgaagaatttttatttaacataatgagAGGTTTAATGACTTATATTAAGACTATGTAGCACTCTTCTGCGCTCTTCACCAGCTGTTTTTATGATGATAACTCCGAGATCTGGAATGTGATCGAAAATGAGAGTGTTTTGCTGTTTGTGCTTTAGCTTCAGAATTGGTATAACCCTTGGGAGATTTACAAGGGGATCTTGCTATGGAGTCAGAATGTCTTCCATGTGATCTTGATTTGGTTCCTGAGCTAGTCTGCTTTTGAGGTGAACTTGATTGTGATTTTCCTATTGACTTGGATCTTTTTGGTAATGACTTGGACCTTGACCGTCCTCTAGAACCAGAATTCCTTCTTGGAGTTCTTGACTGCCTTGCTGAGGTAGACCGCCTTGGTAGTGATTTGGAGCGAGACTTAGATTGGCTATAAGAAAATCGCCTGTGTCGAGACCTGCAAACATCCATAATGTTGAGTACATACTTCACACAAAACATTTAATAAGTTTAGAAACAGAAACTTTAGGAGCTTATATATCTTACATAATATTAGTTATGATTTTACTGgataaactaaaagaaacaattttaattttattatgcatGCTTTTAGTTCAAATGTAAGTACCAAGTTTATAATATTTGTTATCCCAGAATCTAAGcccaaaggattttattttactttgctagATTTATCTTATGATTCAGGTCAGTTCTGAAAAATTCCCTGCATAATAAATCTGGGTTATACAACTCCTAAGAGGTATGAaaatctgaagggaaaaaaagataaagaaaaaaaagaatgtaattattttaagtttatcaaataatgcttataaaaacaaaaaccaggggcgcctaggtggctcagttggttaagtgtccgactttggctcaggtcatgatctcaacagtctgtgggttcgagccccgcatcaggctctgtgctgacagctcagagcctggagcctgcttgggattctgtgtctccctctctctctgctcctcccttgctcatgttctatcaaaaaataaacattacaaaaattaaaaacaaaaacaaaaaaacaaaaaccaaatgtaGGACTTTTGATTCTGCCATGATAGAGCAACTTGTATTAGACTAATCTTCCCAGGGAAAACAGCTATATAAAGAAGCTAAACAACATTTATAAAACAGCTATTTAAAGGTATTAGAGAATAACCAACTAACCCTTGCAGAACTTGAGGGGTTAAAACCATGGCTCTTTTACGAAGACCATGTTCCAAATGTTGGCACGGTAGAATTGAACCCAACCAGAAAATGGCTTTTTGACTAACCATAGAGACAAGCTGGGATTCGGGGCTACCAAAATGGTTGGGACTAAAGAGGCAAAATCTCCAAGATGAGAAAAtggcagataaaaaaaaaaaatctcctaaaatTTGCCTACAAATTCTCTTCAAGTCACTGGCCATCTTTTAAGCTGTGCACATGGAGAATGAGACTCCAAGAAGTCAGCAAAAAtatcgggtgcctgggtggctcagtcggttgagcgtccggctttggctcaggtgatgatctcacggtttgtgggtttgagccctgcgtcgggtgttgatatctagctcagagcctggagcctgtcttaggatgctgtgtctccctctctctctgaccctcccctgctcaggccgcatctctctctctcaaaaataaaaaaaacattaaaaaaaaaaggaagtcagcAAAAATTGCACTTGGAAGATTTGAGAATTAAAGATGAAATTCTATCAGAAACACGGTACTGGGGAGAGAGGCTGGCATTCAAGCCCCCAAAGGTCAAAGAGCCTTGAATGACAACCCAGGCTTTCAATTAAGAACCAAGAAGGGTCATATCCTACAGGTAAGAGCCATGCCCTAAAAATAAGTGTAAAGCTAAAATAGATCAGCCTTAACAATGCCTCAAACCAAGCCTTGAAAGGATCAAGGTGACCTGCCAATACTCCACCTGCTAGAAGAAAACTTTCTTTGGAGGATATCATCCAAGGTACTGCAAGATTTCATCGACAATGTCCAACATCCAATAAAGAATTCCATGAGATatgtcaaaaatagataaaaatgattaaaagctaaggaaagaaaagacacacacgcaaacaaaaaaaccccagacccAAAGTAATTTGGGTATTGGCATTATTCAGACgggaattttgaaaaattactatGACTAATGTgttcaagaaaataagaaaagaggcaaaacagattaaaaaatggagACGTTCAACAGATTACTGTAATCTATAGAAACaagtggaaattttagaactgaaaatatatatctgaaatGTAAAAGTCATTAGATCAATTTAACAACAATCTAGACAtagaagaaaaagtgaattgAACTAtaaaagataattagaaaaacatatatactgaaacacaatgagaaaaaaggaatttaaagaaatCCAGCTCAAAGCCTAAGAGATATGTACTGCACAGTCACACggccaaaaagaaaaactgaataaggcagaagcaatatttgaagaaataatagcctaGAATTTTCCCAAACTAATGAAAGAAAGGCATTAACTCACAATTTCAAGCAGCTCAATAAACCCTGAAGAATAAGACACATTACCTTTAAAGGAGCAACATTAAGATTGACAGCTGACTATAATATCAAGAAACaatacagtaattttttaaaaatgtttacttatttttgagagagtatgagtgagggaagggcagagagagggagacagaggctccaaagcatGTTCTGTGCTGAGACCGCAGGGCCCAATGGGGGGCTCCaacttacaaatcatgagatcaagacctgagctgaaatcaagagtaaaagactcaacaaactgagccacccaggtgtcccactggtgtgtttttttaatccatattcACTAAAGACAAAATAGAGACCTCTTTTTAGTCTATGATAATACAACTTACACTCTATTTACTTACAGTATACGTTAGGTTTATACATATACTGATTCATTCACACCCAAGCACATACGCACACAAAAAATCTGATCCTTATGAATATCATGAGAGCTAGGTAAGATATGCATTCTCTTTAATTACACAAATGAAAAAGACTGAGGTCAGAGAAGTTAAGCAGTGATCTGATGATGAGTACAAAGCAAAATAGCACTGTCTTACAAGATGTGCTTTTTCCTATTCCTGATACTCCATGATGATTTGGGATAATCGAtggacattttttcaaaaaattaaaaccttttttttttaatgtcttatttatttttgagcgtgaacgcacaagcagggaaggggcagagagagaatgggacagaggatctgaagcaggctctgtactgacagcagtgagtccaatgtggggctcaaacccacgaaccacgagatcataacctgagccgaagtcagacgctcaaatgactgaaccacccagccaccctgatagacattttaaaattttgtccagCTAAGTGTTATACTTTACTTTCACTAGAAGGCATAAAATGATGTGAACATTCACCTTTTTTAGAACAATCAGGAGAAAAACTGGGAAACTATGGCTCTAATACATTTGGGAAACAACTGACATTCCTAATCAAACAAAtgggcaattttcttttttctttcataaacttaAGTCTTTTTCACAAGGGCCCAAGGatatataaattattcattttatcatCCACATCACTCTAAACTTatgctaaaatatatatgtacagttTCTAAATATgtatagttatatatacatatagatatggcctatatgtatatagatataaaattcaTAGTAATGTAAACTGTTGGAACATTAGTCCCTTATATCCTCTGTGAGGTCAGCAGCAGTACCACTGTTATCAGTGTGGTTTTCCTACATACAAGGcatgtaaaaaatttttcaaatcttGATTTGCTTTCACTATGTTTTAAgttctataaatataattttgtatttaagtATAGCAACTATATATCAGAGTCTAAATCTCAAATAATCGATGGGAAAATGGCTTTTCCTTAGCTGTGAACAAACTTGACTGTTCTCCATAGATGCAAAGGAAGTTTATATTCTTATACTATcagagaaaatatgagaaaaaggaTCAAGTTCCTGATAAGattgtttctaaatatttcttcacCAATCTTGGTAATGGCGCAATCCTGACTGGGTTCTCCTGGATTATAAAAGGTGCTTAGGGCTTCCTCCCTACTTCATGCTTCCCTAAGGATGGGCCAAATCAAAGTATTTGTTCACACCCAAGGAGAGGTACTGAACTGGTACTAAGATTCTAGAGCTCTGACAGGGCCGTATTTTCTAGCAATCAGGATTCCTGGATATTAAACATCATAGAATGTATATGTAGTTCTTATTTCCTATCTTTGACTTCCACTTGGCTGGAGGGACTGGAGCCAGGTCACTccacagtctttgtttttaaatctagacACCTAGGGCAAAGACTAACTCTAGCTCTGGCACATAAACCATACACTGGGCTTTTTCTTGGCTAGGCTCTTGGAGTTGAGGAACGGAGGGACCAGAGTCAAAGTGAGCAGCCCTGGTAATCTCTGAAGTTACGCGGGCCTGTACAGAGCTTAGGTGGACTGCATGCGGCCCAGGGGTGCTCTTATTTCACAGAGAAAGGATATTGGTGTAAAtacagatcattaaaaaaaattttttttaatgtttgtctatctttgagagagacaaggatgagcagtggagagggagggagggagggagagagagagagagagagggagagagagaatgtgaagtaggcgccaggctctgagctatcagcatagagctggacgtggggctcgaactcatgaccccaagatcaagagcaagagttgcatgctctattcACTGAACCCCAATGCTGATCATTCTTCAAGAAAATTTACCGTAAAATTCTACATGCCTATGAAAAAATCACAGCATTAAAACTTAAgataaatacaattatttaagaacttaaaaatgcTAATAcaatttcagttatttaaataGCTTcactaaataattaattttcattgtGATTTACTATTGTTCTAACAGAAACAAAGTCCCAGCTAGCAAAATAACCTACAAATATCTTTTTCTGAAAAAACTTATTTTCACATCTTCTTATAATAGAAAccatacttttaatttatttttgaaaataatttaccttttataaatatactgatttattttaattttaaattcgaCCTCCTTTCATAAGTGATTATATTTCTTATGAGTTTTTAATCATCAGAACTTAATTCTTAATTATTGTGTTCAGTTaggaaaactttgtttttttaattccattttatttgtcaagtatacatttaaaaatttttatttttaattcagtacatattacttttctattaaaaaaggttaaaattaagtctgtcatgaaataaaaacactggAAGGTATCCAATAAACCCAAGTTAAATAACAATACACTTCAAACAGAGAGgagcatgtcttttttttttttaagttgatcttTATGTATATTAAACAAAATGATTCTGAGGCTTGTTTT from Suricata suricatta isolate VVHF042 chromosome 7, meerkat_22Aug2017_6uvM2_HiC, whole genome shotgun sequence carries:
- the SRSF12 gene encoding serine/arginine-rich splicing factor 12, producing the protein MKRNWGWPEDLRREFGRYGPIVDVYIPLDFYTRRPRGFAYVQFEDVRDAEDALYNLNRKWVCGRQIEIQFAQGDRKTPGQMKSKERHPCSPSDHRRSRSPSQRRTRSRSSSWGRNRRRSDSLKESRHRRFSYSQSKSRSKSLPRRSTSARQSRTPRRNSGSRGRSRSKSLPKRSKSIGKSQSSSPQKQTSSGTKSRSHGRHSDSIARSPCKSPKGYTNSEAKAQTAKHSHFRSHSRSRSYHHKNSW